The following proteins are encoded in a genomic region of Neovison vison isolate M4711 chromosome 12, ASM_NN_V1, whole genome shotgun sequence:
- the LOC122890916 gene encoding LOW QUALITY PROTEIN: cationic amino acid transporter 3-like (The sequence of the model RefSeq protein was modified relative to this genomic sequence to represent the inferred CDS: substituted 1 base at 1 genomic stop codon): MLRQALRRFGQKLVSRRPLEKEVYEFEFVKKLRTLDLVALGVGNTVGVGMYFLANEVARNQAGPSIVICFLVAGLTSLLAGLCYAEFSARVPHSGSAYLYSYITLGELWAFISGWNVILSLVVDLFIVVQAWILTFDIFIGHHISETQQETISQYVPQVIAENLRYVFVIFLVLFMELQSTSWSGFVIVYRLFTLVKVLVLSFFIISGFMKGDLHNCKLTEEDYILAGLNGTSSLGPLGSGGSVPFGFEGIFRGSATCFYAFIGFGVIVTRVRKSHNPQRSIPMGIVISQLICLLLYFGVSVALTLMVPYYQLRPGSTLPEAFLHIGWVPAYYVLAFAIFFSILVNTYWGFMFCIHRRIRMMAEDNILFPFLARIHTNTYARIISTVIFGSIATIMVFFFGLKDLLHFTTFEALISYSQVALCVLIIRYXPERRKEENQPEVQEENGEIETKVQEENEENETEKLTLRRLFFPGSPIPTPLSGQIVYVCSSLLVLLLILLCLVLAHWPSLLSGNPVLVTMVVLLLVLITGITGVIWRQPQSSTRLQFKVPAVPLLPLLSIFVNVCLMTQMSAVTWAWFGVWMLIGFALYFGYGIQQSLVT; the protein is encoded by the exons ATGCTGCGTCAGGCACTTCGCAGGTTTGGTCAAAAGCTGGTAAGCAGACGTCCACTGGAGAAAGAAGTGTATGAGTTTGAATTTGTCAAAAAGCTAAGGACTCTGGATTTAGTGGCCCTGGGTGTGGGCAACACAGTGGGTGTTGGTATGTACTTCCTGGCTAATGAGGTGGCCAGGAATCAAGCAGGACCATCCATTGTGATCTGCTTTTTGGTGGCAGGTCTAACATCACTGTTGGCTGGGCTGTGCTATGCAGAGTTTAGTGCCCGGGTTCCCCATTCTGGCTCTGCATATCTCTACAGCTACATCACTTTAGGTGAACTCTGGGCTTTCATCTCTGGCTGGAATGTCATCCTCTCCCTTGTTGTTGATTTATTCATTGTGGTCCAGGCCTGGATCTTAACTTTTGACATCTTCATTGGACACCACATCTCTGAGACCCAGCAAGAGACCATCTCACAGTATGTTCCCCAAGTCATTGCAGAAAATCTACGCTACGTTTTTGTCATCTTTCTGGTTTTGTTCATGGAACTGCAATCTACGAGTTGGAGTGGGTTTGTCATAGTTTACAGACTGTTCACATTGGTGAAGGTTTTGGTTCTCAGCTTTTTCATCATCTCTGGCTTCATGAAGGGGGACTTGCACAACTGCAAACTCACAGAAGAGGACTACATACTGGCTGGACTCAATGGCACCTCTAGCTTGGGCCCTCTTGGCTCTGGAGGATCTGTCCCTTTTGGCTTTGAGGGCATTTTCCGTGGATCAGCTACCTGTTTCTATGCATTTATAGGTTTTGGCGTTATTGTTACCAGAGTCAGAAAATCACACAATCCCCAGCGTTCCATCCCCATGGGCATTGTGATTTCACAGCTCATCTGCCTTTTGCTGTATTTTGGTGTCTCTGTGGCACTTACACTCATGGTTCCTTACTACCAGCTTCGACCTGGGAGCACCTTGCCTGAGGCATTTCTCCATATTGGCTGGGTCCCTGCCTATTATGTTCTAGCTTTtgcaattttctttagtattctTGTCAACACCTATTGGGGCTTTATGTTCTGTATACATCGGAGGATACGCATGATGGCAGAGGACAACATCTTGTTCCCTTTTCTTGCCAGGATCCATACTAACACATATGCCCGTATCATATCCACTGTGATCTTTGGCAGTATTGCAACAATCATGGTATTCTTCTTTGGACTCAAGGATCTTCTGCACTTCACGACATTTGAGGCCTTGATATCTTATTCGCAGGTAGCTCTTTGTGTTCTCATCATCAGGTATTAGcctgagaggaggaaggaggaaaatcaaCCAGAAGTGCAGGAAGAGAATGGGGAAATTGAAACAAAAGTACAGGAagagaatgaggaaaatgaaacagag AAGCTGACTCTCAGGAGACTATTTTTTCCAGGCAGCCCCATCCCCACTCCACTCTCTGGCCAGATTGTCTATGTTTGCTCCTCACTGCTTGTTCTGCTGCTGATTCTCCTCTGCCTGGTGCTGGCCCACTGGCCAAGTCTGCTTTCTGGAAACCCAGTGCTGGTCACCATGGTTGTGCTGCTCCTGGTGCTCATCACTGGGATCACTGGGGTCATCTGGAGACAGCCACAGAGCTCCACTCGCCTTCAATTTAAGGTCCCTGctgtgcctctcctcccactcttgAGCATCTTTGTGAATGTTTGCCTTATGACGCAGATGTCAGCTGTCACCTGGGCCTGGTTTGGTGTCTGGATGCTGATTGGGTTTGCTCTCTACTTTGGCTATGGGATCCAGCAAAGCCTGGTTACTTGA